GGGGATCGAGCAGAGCCGGCGCGTGGATCGCCCGGACATCTTCGACCTGGGACTGACCAGGCGGAACACGCAACCGGATATCCGCAACCTGACCCGTCAGGGCCTCCTCACGACCAACGTGCTGTCCTACGTCAAAGACAACACGCTGTGGCTGCCGACGGGCCCCATCGACGGCGAACGCTACGCGATTTCATTCGGTCTGACGTCCTGCTTCTCGTGCACCACGATAAGCGACGTCACGGAGAACGAGGTGACGCGCAGCGCCGTCGGCGAGAACTATTCGGTGATCCTGGATTACCGCCGCTACCTGCGCACGTCGCTGCGGAGCGCGTGGGCGCTACGGGGGTACGCCTACTTCAGCGACGGGGAGATCCCCGGTCGGGCGATCCTCGGAGGCCCCCATCAAATGCGGGGGTATCCGCGTTTCTCCATGGCCGGGTCGCGGGTGTGGCTCTTGAATCAGGAATGGCGCTTCCCCATCCTCGACGGCGTCGCGCTCGGCTTCCCGTTCGGAACGATACGGCTGCCGGGGGTGCAGGGCGGATTCTTCACCGACATCGGTCAGAGCTGGGTAGAAGGTCTTGATCCGGAGGGGACGTGGGGCAGCTACGGACTCGGACTGAGGACATCACTGGGAGGCGCGCTGGTGCTGCGCTGGGACGTTGGCCGACGCTTCCGGATCGGCGACAACGATCCGCCGGTCCGTTTCGATGCGGGCGAAGAGTTCGACGACACCTTCGTGGACTTCTTCTTCGGCTTCAACTTCTAGACGCGCGCCCGTCCGTCGCTCGTCCCGCTGCGGGCCCCGTCGGCGCTGGCCGAGGGGCCCGCCTGCTTGGGGGGCTGTTTGCCGCGGCGGCGGCCGCCGCGTGTTCGGGCGCCGGCCAGCCGCAGGCCCCGGCGCCGGACGCGGCTCTGGAGCAGGCCGCGCTCGACGGCACCGCGCTGACCGGCTCCTACACGGCCGCGTTCTCGTGGTCGCTGCGCGAGGCCGACGCGAGGTTCGCGGGGGAGGGCGCGGCCCGGGTCGGCACACCGGAGCACGCCCGCCTGGACCTGTTCGGTCCGCGCGGCGAGTTCTTCCTCGCGGCCGCCCTGGTCGGAGACGAGCTGCTCCTACCGCCGGGGGTGGGCTCCGCGCCACTCCCGCCGCCCGAGCTCTTCTGGGGCGTGCTGGGAGTGCTGCGCCGGCCTCTCGACGCGGCGCTGACCGAGTCGCACCTGGAGGAGGACGCCGTCACCCGGCTCGTGTACCGACGCGGAGAGGAACGTTGGGTCTACGAGGTCTCGGGCGGGTCGGTCGTGCAGGCCGAGTGGACCGACGACGCGGGCGGCCGCATGACGGTGGAGGTACGATCGATCGGCGCCGACGGTCGACCGTCCAGCGTGCGCTACCGGGACTGGCCGGCGTTCGTGGAACTGAGCATCGACGTGACCGACATCCAGGACGTGGAGGGACATCCGGATGAGACCTGGGACCCGGCGCTCTAGGCGCCTCGCCGCCGCCGCGACGGCTTGCCTCGCGGGCTTTCTCGTGTCCGCGTGCTACGGCTTTCAGGGAGGAGGCGGCTTCCCGCCGAACGTTCGCACGCTCTACATCGAGGTGTTCGATCTGGACCGAAGCGTCTCGCAGGTGGAGCTCCCACGCGAGCTGCGGGAGGAGATGCTCGACCGGCTGCCGGGGGCGCTCGGCGTGCGCATCGCCGCCGAGGACCAGGCGGACGCCATCGTGCGCGGGCGCATCCAGCGCTACGAGGACGGCACGCAGACGTATTCGCCGAGCGCCGCCGGGCAAACGGTCGACGTGGCCGAAAACCGCACCGTGCTGGGCGTCCAGATCGAGATCGTGGACATCTCTCGCAACGTCATCCTCTGGGAGGACGGGGGCGTGACGGGCGAGGGCGTGTGGCAGCGCGAGTCCGAGAGCGCGGAGGACGGCCGTAGGGCGGCGATCGAGGTCATCGTCCAGCGCATCATCGACGGAGCCCAGTCTCAGTGGTAGGAGGGGAAGAGCCGGCACTCACCAGCGCAGAGCGCCCCTTCCGCCTCGCCTCGCGGGGGAGCTCGCTGGCGCTCTGGCAGGCCGAGCACGTCGCGGGACTGCTGCGTAACTCCCACGCCGGCCTGATCGTGCAGATCCACGTCGTGAAGACGACCGGGGACCGGGTCACCGATCTCCCGCTCGCGATGATCGGCGATCGCGGGCTGTTCACCAGGGAGGTGGACACGGCGGTCCTGGACGGGCGTGCGGACGGCGCGGTGCACTCGCTGAAGGACCTGCCTACTCGTCTGGAAGAAGGCCTCGCGCTGGGCGCGATACTGCCGCGGGAAGATCCCTCCGACGCGCTGGTGACCGCGCCGAGCGTGCCTGGCAACCTGGCGGATCTCCCGAGCGGCGCGCGCGTCGCCACCAGCTCTCTGCGCAGGCGCGCGCTTCTCCTCGCGGCGCGGCCCGATTTGGCCACCCCCGACATCCGCGGCAACGTGGACACCCGGCTCGCCAAGGTCGCGTCGGGCGAGGTGGATGCGGTCGTGCTCGCCGCCGCGGGGTTGCGACGGCTCGGTCGGGCGGACCGCATCGACGAGCTTCTCGACGTCCCCGCGTGGCTGCCCGCGGTGGGCCAGGGTGCGCTCGCGGTGTCCTGCCGGGAGCGCGATGAGCCCACCCGCGCCCTGCTCGCGCCGCTCACCCATGACCCGACCGAGCGGGCCACCGCCGCGGAGCGCTCGCTGCTGCGCCGACTCGAGGGCGGTTGCCAGATACCGATAGGCGCGTTGGCCACCGTGGTGAGCGGGCGTCTGGCGCTGCACGGACTCATCGCGTCGCTCGACGGGCGGCGCCTCGTGCGCGGGGAAGGGGAGGGGCTCCCAGGGGACGCCGAGGCGCTAGGCGAGGAGCTCGCCGAGCGGCTGCTGCGGGACGGCGGCGGAGCCATACTGGCAGACCTGCGCGCGCACGCGGCCCGGGACGCGGCGACCGAATGGACGAGGGCGTGAGCGCCGGCGGCGCGCCGCGCGACCCGCGCGGAAAGATTCTCGACAGGGACGCGCTTCTGGAACGCTACGGCAGGCCGCGCGCCGAACGGGTGGTCTTTACCAATGGGTGCTTCGACCTGCTTCATCGCGGGCACGTGGAATACCTGTTCGCCGCGCGCTCGCTGGGGGACGTTCTGGTGGTAGGGCTCAACGCGGACGCGTCCGTGCGCCGCCTCAAGGGAGCCGAGCGGCCCATCGTGCAGCAGGAGGACCGGGCGCTGGTACTGGCGAGCCTGGAGTGCGTGGACGCGGTGTGCGTGTTCGAGGAGGATACGCCGCGCGAGTTGATCGCTCGCCTGCTGCCGGACGTGCTGATCAAGGGCGGGGACTACGCACCGGAGGACATAGTGGGCAGAGCCGAGGTCGAGGCCGCGGGAGGCGTGGTGCGTGTGCATCCCGCGGTGGAGGGGTACTCGACGACCGGTCTGGCCAGGCGGCTCGGCGGGGACTCCTCGTGAGCCGGCCCGGCGGGCGCCGCGCGGAGGCGCTGAGGGAGGTGACCCTGGAGCTCGACGCCGCGCCCTACGCGGAGGGTTCCTGCCTGATCCGGTTCGGAGACACCGCGGTGCTGTGCGCGGCGAGCGTGTCCGAGGAGGTGCCGCGGTGGCGCAGAGGCGCGGGGCTCGGTTGGGTCACCGCCGAATACGCGATGCTGCCGCGCTCCACGCACCGGAGGACCAGCCGCGAGCGCGCCGTGCCGCGGGGCCGCACCCAGGAGATCCAACGTCTCATCGGCCGCTCGCTCCGGACCGCCGTGGATCTGGAGGCCCTGGGGGAGCGACAGATCATCGTCGACTGCGACGTTTTGGGCGCCGATGGCGGCACTCGCACCGCAGCCATCACCGGCGCGGCGGTGGCGCTGGCAAGGGCGTGCGAGTGGCTCGTCGCGGAAGGGCTCGCGGCGCGCTCGCCCATGCGCGAGCTGGTGGCTGCGGTGAGCGTGGGCGTGGTCGACGGAGAAGTACGCCTGGACCTGGAGTACGTCGAGGACTCCGCCGCGGACGTCGACTTGAACCTCGTGGGGCTGGAGTCGGGCGGGATCGTCGAGGTTCAGGGGACGGGCGAGCAGGTGGCCTTTTCGAGGCAGGAGCTGGACGTCATGCTCGATCTCGGCCTGGACGGGATACGCGAGCTTCTCGCGGCGCAGAGACGCGCTCTCTCGGACGGTTCTCCCTGATCGCGCATCTCAGGCCTTGAGCGATCCCGCCGGCGAGGGTCCTCTCCTCGTGGCGACGCGCAGCGCGCACAAGCTCGCCGAGATCCGGCGGATCCTACCGGGCATCCCGCTCGAGTCCCTGGCCGAAGCCGGAATACCACCCGACCCCGTGGAGGATGAGCTCGAGGGCCGGCCGACCTTCATCGGCAACGCCGTCGCCAAGGCGAGGCATTTCGTCGAACGGACGGGCCGCCGGGTCGTGGCCGATGATTCGGGGCTGCGGGTGGACGCGCTCGGGGGACGGCCGGGGGTGCGCACCAAGCGGCTGGCCCTGGACGAAGGCGTCGAAACGGGCGCCGGGGTGGACGACGCCAACAACCGGACGCTGCTGCGCCTGTTGCGCGATGTACCCGGCGGAGAACGAGGCGCCTACTACGTGTGCGCCACGGTGCTGGCCGGCCCGGGCGGCGAGACCCGAGCCTCGCTCGGCACCTGCCGCGGTTCCATCGCATGGGAGCCGAGCGGAGCTGGCGGTTTCGGGTTTGATCCGCTCTTCCTACTGGAGGACGGCCGCACCATGGCGGAGCTGTCCGACGCCGAGAAGGACGCCCGCAGCCACAGGGGGCGAGCATTCCGGGCGCTGCTGGGCTAGCCGTCGCGCGCCTCACTAGCGTTCGATGGTCGTTCGCCAAACGATGTGGTGACCGCTGGCCGCGATGAAGAGCCCGCCGCGGGTATCCGTGGCGACCGCGGCCGGCGCTGCGACCGGCGTGACGCCGGCGGCTTCCAACTCAGCGGTAAACTCCGCAGACCCGGTACCAGCGAAAGTGTCGATTCCGCCGCCGGAGACAGACACCCTGCGTACCCGGTTGTTATCGGAGTCCGCGATGAACAGGGTGCTCCCGGCGTCGGCCACGGCGATGCCGCTGGGCGAGTCGAGCGAGGCCGCGATGGCTGGCCCACCGTCGCCGGAGAACCCGGGGGTGCCGTTGCCGGCGATCGTCCGGATGGTTCCCGTTGCGAGGTCGACGGCTCGGATCCGGTGCTCCGCGCGGTCGGCCACGTAGAGCACGTCGCCGTCGAGGGCCAGGCCGGCGGGCGCCCCCAGGCTCGCTTCGGTCGCGGGCCCGCCGTCTCCCTCGGAGCCCCTCCGGCCCGAGCCGGCGACCGTCACCAGCGTGCCGTCCGACTCCACTCGCCGAACCCGCCCCGAGCCGGCCTCCGCGAAGTACGGTCGCCCGCTCGCGTCGAGCGCCAACCCGCTCGGCACGGACAGCGGAGACGCGGCCGCCACCGAGCCGTCCGCCGCCGTGCCCTGCACGCCCGTCCCCGCTATGAGCGTGAGAGTCCCGCTGGACAGATCGAGCAGAAACACCGCGTGCGCCCCGATGTCGGCGACGTAGAGCCCGCCGAGACCATCCGGCAGCACCGCGACCGGGCGCGCCACGCACACGTCGTTGGCGCAACTCGAGGTGCGGGCGACAACCTCGAGAGCGCCGCCGACGGCGAAGCGCTGCACCATGCGCGACGCCGTGGATGCCACGTACACGACATCGTTCCCGTCCACGGCGAGGCCGCGTGGCTCGGCTAGTTGGCTATCGAGGGCGGAGGCGCCCACCGAGCTGCCCGCCGACTCCGGAACGCCGGCCACGCGGCGCATGATGCCCGGATTGTCTCCCAGCACGAGCACCGGATCACCGCAGGCGAGCGCGGCCAGACAGATCGCGCCGACGCTCAGACGTTCGGGCCGATTCGTCACGGGACCGGCGTGATCCATAGGTCGAAGCCACCCCCGGATGGACGGGTGAACGCGAGCAGGGCGCCGTCGGGCGATACCGCCGGCTCCCGACCGCCGGACGTCTCCGGCACGGGGGCGTCCCCGGTCCCATCCACGGCCACGGATCGGATGCCGCCCGAGGTCACGTAGAACACGCGTTCACCGTCCGGCGACCACGCCGGCTCCCGACCGAGCACGAGCTCGCGGAATTCCGAGCCGTCGGCGCGAGCCAAGGCTACCGACGGCTCGACCGGCTCGTAGAGCGTCTGCTCCATGACGCAGAACACGCCGAAGGCCCCGGACTGGGTGCAGGTGACCAGCGTCGAGTCGCCGAGGGGAGCGCGGGTGAACGCGATCCACTCCCCGTTCGGACTCCACGCAGGCGAGATTCCGTCCTCGCCGCCCGGCAGGGCCACTGGATCGCCTCCGCCGGGAGTCCACGTGTAAAGCGCCCGGCCGTCGCTGAACACCAGCGCGCCGCCGGGACCCCAGGACGGCCCAAGCGCGTAGACGCCATCCGCGCGCAGCACGCGCTGGAACGGAAGATCCCGAAACTCTCTCACGCCCACGCCCGCGGGGCCGCGGGTCAGGTCTACCCTGAAGCCCTCTGGCCTCAGTTCCACCGCCGGCTCGCTTTCCGGCGGGGCGGCACTCCCCAGATCGCGGACCCGCAAACGCGCCTGCAGCAGCATCGGCGCGAACTCCGTGAAGGCCCCGTCGCACTCGACCGGCTCGGGAGGCGGTACGCACGCCGTCCCGGCCAGCACGCGTTGGATCTGGAGAAAGGCCACGCGCCCACCGGCGCCGTCCAGCGCCGGCGCCACCAGCACCCCCGGGTTGACGGTACCGATCTGGATCTCCGGGAGCAGCGGTTCGGCCACGCCCCCTCCGGCCGGGATCGACAGCAGGACGCCGTCGGTTCTGGGCAGGAGGTCGAAGCCGGGGGACGTGTAGACGATGCGGGCGCCGTCCGGGGTCCACGTCGGCGCGTGCTCGTCCCCGGGCGAAAACGTCAAGCGGGCCGTGCCCGAGGCTTCGGGACCTCTGTCCCTGGCGTCGAACGGCGCCGGTGCCTCCCGGCAGGCGGCAGATCCTCCCGCCGCCCCGAGCACGGCTGCCACGGCGCAGAGCCGACGCCCCCGATGGGCTCCTCGACCGGGCCGGTACGGAAGCATCAGAAGGTCACCTCGAGGCCGAGCCGGACCTGCAGCGGCTCCCCGAAGAACAGGCTCGGATCGAAGCGGTCCAGGGACGCGGCGAGACGAACGCGCGCGTACTCGCCCGAGTCGATGATACCGTCAGCGTTCAGGTCGCCGAGGTCGCTATAGCGGGGCGATTCTCTCGGGATGGGATCGGCGAGGGTCTCGCCGAGCGGGCCGAACACCTCGGCCGTCGATGGCGATATCGTACCCGTGGAGCGCCGCACGGCGAGCACGTCGTCACGCGCGAGCAGATTCCGGCCCTCGGCGAATACGCGCCATGCGCAGCCGGCGCAGAGTGCGGCTTCGGCCAGGGTCCACGAGGCTCGGGCGCGCAGATCGGCGCTCCAGGGAAGGAACGCGCCGTCTGCACGCGCGGTGTCCTGCTCCGCGAACTGGATCGGCGTGCCGCTGCGGGCCTGCAGGAAGATCGCTCCCCCCCAGGGTCGGGCGCGCTCGCCGTTGGCACGGCCCAGGTATGCCGCCACGTCCAGCGCGTGGCGCCGGTCGAACGCGAGCGGCGTCTCCACGCGCCCGGCATCGGCGTCGATCTCGTCTCCGCCCAGCACGCCGGTGGATACGCCCTCGGCTTTCTGGAGAGCGTATCCGGCGCTCAGTCGGCCGCTGTCCCAGCGCGCACGCACGCCGACTTCCACCCCGTTCACCGTGCCGAAGTCCCCGGTGGTGAAGCGCCGCGGGCCCTCTCCTCCGAAACGCAGGTCACCGGTGGCGAGATTTCCAAGCTCCTTGCGAAAGCCCGTGAGGGCGATGGCAAACGACTCCCCGAAGAGGTGGTCCAAGCCGAACTCGTATGCGGTTCCGCGCTCGAAAGTCAGCTCGGGATTGCCCTGCACGCGAATGTCGGTGCGCAACGAGTCGCCGAGCGCCGTGTCGAAAAAGAAGCGGAAATCCGGAGGTTGGGTGACGATCCCGTAGGACAACCGGAAGGCGGTTCGACGATCGGTCCCGGGAATCGGACCCGCCAACGCGATGCGCGGACTGAAGCTCCGCTGCCAGTTCGTCTCCAGCACCGGCGCTCCGGGATCGGCGCGATCCGAAAGGAAGGTGAGTCCGGGCCGGAACGCCTCGACGCGCCCTCCCATGTGCACCGTGATGCCATCCTCGGATTCGAGCCTGCCCTCGACGAAGCCTGTCAGAATGCGGGGGAAGAAGCGCGCGAAGGTCGGGGACGACCCTGCCAGGTGGGCTCGAGTGCGCTCGTAGAGCTCGACCCGAAACAGCTTCGCGCTGACTCCCGCGCGCAGCGAGCTGCCCTGCGCGGCGACGATCTCGCCCGTGACGTCCACGCCGCCCATGTCCGACCGCGTCCAGTTGGCCAACTCGGGTGTTCCCGTGGTGAAGAACAGGCCCTCGGCGGCGGGGCCGAACGGGGAGCCCGTTGCCCCTCCCGGCGCGACGTACCCCGGTACGCCTCCGCCGTCGGCTAGCTGGTCGTCGATCGGCGAGCGGACGAAGTCCTCGCCGATGAAGTCGAACCCGGTCGGCCTGAACCCGCCGACCTCCGCTCCATCTTCCAGCGCGCCCAGATCCACGGCGCCAAGGCCGCGGTCGATGCGAACGCCGTACCCGCGGGCGGTCGCGTTGGCCGCCCACGAGGCGTAGGACCGGGCCCAGGTCAGGCTCGCGAGCCCCATGGTCCCGCGCACGCGTTGGCCCAACTGGAACCGATCGTTGTACTTGAACTCGGGCGTATAGAGGAGGCGCTGGCGTCGGTTGCGCAGGAGCGAGACCGAGAGGTTGGTCGTGGAGCCGATCGGCTGATCGACTCGCACGAAAGCGATCAGCTTGTCGCCGGTCTGAAAGGGCAGCCGGTCCGATTCGAACGGGCAGGAGAAAGCCGCCAGTTCCGGGTCGTCGCGCACCTGCCGCAAGGCGGTGGCAACGGAGGGTTCGGCCTCACTCGGCGACAGGCAGGTCAACCCCCGGCTGCGAGGCCCGGCGTCCAGCTCGCCTTGCAGCAGCAGGTCGACGAAGAGCGAGGTTCCAGCTTCGGAAACGGGTCCGCCAGCCGAGGCAGACACCCCCGTGAAGCCGGTAAGAAGCGACGACGGCGCCCAGTGATCGCTGAGCGCCGAAACGCGTCCTTCCCAGCGGTCGGGATTGCCGCGCCTGGTGGCGTAGCGCACGACGCCGGACAGGGCGGACCCGTACTCTGCCCCGAAGCCGCCCGTGACGACATCGACCTCTTGCAGGGACGTAGGCGAAAACTCGAGCCCGAGCCCGCGACTCGACGCTTCGAGTTGGTTCTTCAGCTCGACCCCGTCGATGACGTAGGACTCCTGTCCGATGCGTCCGCCGCGGAAGTGTCCGTCGGTGACGCCCGCCGCGAGCTCGATCGCTTCCTCGATGGCGTCGATGGGCAGCTCGCGCAGATCCCTGCCGATGACAACCTCGTGCGAGACGGAGCGCTCGGGCTCGATCAGCGGGACGGCGTCCGCCTCGACGGTGATGCCTTCCACCTGGACGGGCGCCGGGATGAGCACGACGCGCCCGAGATCCGCGCCCCGACCCGCGGAAATGCGCACCTCTGACAGCGTGACGGAACGGTGGCCGAGCAGAGATATCCGCACGTCGCGCGGGCCGACCGGTACCCCCACGAGCACGAATCGGCCGTTCTGGGCGGTGACGCCACGCAAAGGTAGGCCCGCGATCGCGACGAGCGCGCCGGGGATCGGCGATCCGTCCTCGGATACCACCATGCCGAAGACGCGGCCGGACATCTGCGCGGCCGCGGGCTTGGCGTGCGTCACGAGGAGAACAGCCAGCGACGCGGCGAGCACCGCCGCTTTGAGGACCCTGGGGGATCCGTGCATACGCGCGGTCCTGGTGGTGTGGGCGCGCCGGTCGGTGCCGGTATCCGGGCGGGCGGGATGGCGCTGCAAGAGGAAAACGCCCGGCGCGGCGGGACTGTGACGTGGCCGTCGGGCGCTGCGGTGCACCGAGGGATGGACTCCGCTCGGTCTCCGGTCTAATCTCTGCAGATGTCCAGGTCCTCGATCGGGGTGGCCATCGCCTCGAGCACCAACCTCGCGTCGGACGCGGGAGCAAGAATCGCGAGCGTCGGCGGAAACGCCGTCGACGCCGCCATCGCGGCCGCGTGGGTGGGAGCCATCGCCGAGCCGGGCATCTGTGGGCCCGGCGCCGGCGGATTCGTCACGGTCTGGCAACCCGATGGGGTCCCCGTCATCATCGATGGCTACATAGCCATGCCGGGGCGCGGCCTCCCCCCCGAGCGGTTGGGGGAAGGGACGACGAAGGTCTTCATCGGGTACGGCGGCGGAGTAACGATGCACGTCGGCCACGGCTCCGTGGGCACGCCCGGAGGCCCCGCGGCGCTGGCCGCCGCGTCCGAGCGCTTCGGGCGGGTGCCGTGGAGCGAGGTCCTGGAGCCGGCCATCGACATCGCCACGGAAGGGTTCCCGCTGTCCCCGGCCGCACGCCACTACCTGGAGTACGCCGGCGTCGACGTGTTCGGCTGGCATCCGGATAGCCATGCAGCGCTGCACGATTCGGATGGCCGGCTCAAGGACCAGGGAGACCGGATCCGGGTCGACCACCTCGCGGGAAGCCTGGAGCTGATCGCCCGCAACGGCGTCGAGGAGTTCTACACAGGCGACATAGGTCACGTGATCGCGGCGGACATGGGCCAAAACGGGGGCCTGATCACGCTGGAGGACCTGGCCGAGTATCGGCCCATCATTCGGCAGCCCCTGGTCGGCCGGATCGGCTCCTGGCGCGTAGCTACGAATCCGCCCCCGGCCATCGGAGGGGTCGTGCTCTGCGCCATGTTGGGGTCGATGGACGGGCGGCCTTCCGACCCGTGGACCGAACGGGATGTCGCCCACCTGGTCGACGTCCAGACCCGCGTCCTGGGCTTCAGGCGAGAACGCGTGGACACGCGCGCAGACGTGGAGGCCGCCATCGAAGAGCTGCGCCTGGCGTTCTGCTCGCCGTCCACCATCCACACTTCCGCGGTCGACGCCAGCGGGCTGGCGT
The window above is part of the Gemmatimonadota bacterium genome. Proteins encoded here:
- the lptE gene encoding LPS assembly lipoprotein LptE encodes the protein MRPGTRRSRRLAAAATACLAGFLVSACYGFQGGGGFPPNVRTLYIEVFDLDRSVSQVELPRELREEMLDRLPGALGVRIAAEDQADAIVRGRIQRYEDGTQTYSPSAAGQTVDVAENRTVLGVQIEIVDISRNVILWEDGGVTGEGVWQRESESAEDGRRAAIEVIVQRIIDGAQSQW
- the hemC gene encoding hydroxymethylbilane synthase is translated as MVGGEEPALTSAERPFRLASRGSSLALWQAEHVAGLLRNSHAGLIVQIHVVKTTGDRVTDLPLAMIGDRGLFTREVDTAVLDGRADGAVHSLKDLPTRLEEGLALGAILPREDPSDALVTAPSVPGNLADLPSGARVATSSLRRRALLLAARPDLATPDIRGNVDTRLAKVASGEVDAVVLAAAGLRRLGRADRIDELLDVPAWLPAVGQGALAVSCRERDEPTRALLAPLTHDPTERATAAERSLLRRLEGGCQIPIGALATVVSGRLALHGLIASLDGRRLVRGEGEGLPGDAEALGEELAERLLRDGGGAILADLRAHAARDAATEWTRA
- the rfaE2 gene encoding D-glycero-beta-D-manno-heptose 1-phosphate adenylyltransferase encodes the protein MDEGVSAGGAPRDPRGKILDRDALLERYGRPRAERVVFTNGCFDLLHRGHVEYLFAARSLGDVLVVGLNADASVRRLKGAERPIVQQEDRALVLASLECVDAVCVFEEDTPRELIARLLPDVLIKGGDYAPEDIVGRAEVEAAGGVVRVHPAVEGYSTTGLARRLGGDSS
- the rph gene encoding ribonuclease PH: MSRPGGRRAEALREVTLELDAAPYAEGSCLIRFGDTAVLCAASVSEEVPRWRRGAGLGWVTAEYAMLPRSTHRRTSRERAVPRGRTQEIQRLIGRSLRTAVDLEALGERQIIVDCDVLGADGGTRTAAITGAAVALARACEWLVAEGLAARSPMRELVAAVSVGVVDGEVRLDLEYVEDSAADVDLNLVGLESGGIVEVQGTGEQVAFSRQELDVMLDLGLDGIRELLAAQRRALSDGSP
- a CDS encoding non-canonical purine NTP pyrophosphatase, which produces MSDPAGEGPLLVATRSAHKLAEIRRILPGIPLESLAEAGIPPDPVEDELEGRPTFIGNAVAKARHFVERTGRRVVADDSGLRVDALGGRPGVRTKRLALDEGVETGAGVDDANNRTLLRLLRDVPGGERGAYYVCATVLAGPGGETRASLGTCRGSIAWEPSGAGGFGFDPLFLLEDGRTMAELSDAEKDARSHRGRAFRALLG
- a CDS encoding TonB-dependent receptor codes for the protein MHGSPRVLKAAVLAASLAVLLVTHAKPAAAQMSGRVFGMVVSEDGSPIPGALVAIAGLPLRGVTAQNGRFVLVGVPVGPRDVRISLLGHRSVTLSEVRISAGRGADLGRVVLIPAPVQVEGITVEADAVPLIEPERSVSHEVVIGRDLRELPIDAIEEAIELAAGVTDGHFRGGRIGQESYVIDGVELKNQLEASSRGLGLEFSPTSLQEVDVVTGGFGAEYGSALSGVVRYATRRGNPDRWEGRVSALSDHWAPSSLLTGFTGVSASAGGPVSEAGTSLFVDLLLQGELDAGPRSRGLTCLSPSEAEPSVATALRQVRDDPELAAFSCPFESDRLPFQTGDKLIAFVRVDQPIGSTTNLSVSLLRNRRQRLLYTPEFKYNDRFQLGQRVRGTMGLASLTWARSYASWAANATARGYGVRIDRGLGAVDLGALEDGAEVGGFRPTGFDFIGEDFVRSPIDDQLADGGGVPGYVAPGGATGSPFGPAAEGLFFTTGTPELANWTRSDMGGVDVTGEIVAAQGSSLRAGVSAKLFRVELYERTRAHLAGSSPTFARFFPRILTGFVEGRLESEDGITVHMGGRVEAFRPGLTFLSDRADPGAPVLETNWQRSFSPRIALAGPIPGTDRRTAFRLSYGIVTQPPDFRFFFDTALGDSLRTDIRVQGNPELTFERGTAYEFGLDHLFGESFAIALTGFRKELGNLATGDLRFGGEGPRRFTTGDFGTVNGVEVGVRARWDSGRLSAGYALQKAEGVSTGVLGGDEIDADAGRVETPLAFDRRHALDVAAYLGRANGERARPWGGAIFLQARSGTPIQFAEQDTARADGAFLPWSADLRARASWTLAEAALCAGCAWRVFAEGRNLLARDDVLAVRRSTGTISPSTAEVFGPLGETLADPIPRESPRYSDLGDLNADGIIDSGEYARVRLAASLDRFDPSLFFGEPLQVRLGLEVTF
- a CDS encoding gamma-glutamyltransferase → MSRSSIGVAIASSTNLASDAGARIASVGGNAVDAAIAAAWVGAIAEPGICGPGAGGFVTVWQPDGVPVIIDGYIAMPGRGLPPERLGEGTTKVFIGYGGGVTMHVGHGSVGTPGGPAALAAASERFGRVPWSEVLEPAIDIATEGFPLSPAARHYLEYAGVDVFGWHPDSHAALHDSDGRLKDQGDRIRVDHLAGSLELIARNGVEEFYTGDIGHVIAADMGQNGGLITLEDLAEYRPIIRQPLVGRIGSWRVATNPPPAIGGVVLCAMLGSMDGRPSDPWTERDVAHLVDVQTRVLGFRRERVDTRADVEAAIEELRLAFCSPSTIHTSAVDASGLACSITLSAGYGSGVMTPGTGLWLNNCLGEIELNRRGLHAWPVGSRLVSNMAPSVAWDEDGEVIAIGTPGGDRIPTAMLQVLTNHASAGMTLQEAVDHPRLHIEATDEGPGVVSEPGIPRLEVGMPWRSFDDLSMYFGGVGVASWSPSEGLRAAADPRRAGAVAISGLEGD